The following proteins come from a genomic window of Candidatus Sericytochromatia bacterium:
- a CDS encoding cytochrome b N-terminal domain-containing protein → MVGKVFEWLDLRLGVRDIDAALVSRNVPKIDWWYTLGFAALFTFIIMAVSGMFLAVYYAPTPDHAYDSVKFLTEEITGGKVVRGLHHYGASAMVVIVTMHMLQVFFYGAYKYPRELTWMSGVGLLGLVLGLGFTGYLLPWDQKAYWATEVGTKVPESIPIVGDFSKKLLRGGETLGALTLTRFYAIHMLMIPALMLVFLGIHLYLVIKIGITPLPEKLDEAYDRVKGGK, encoded by the coding sequence ATGGTGGGCAAAGTCTTCGAATGGTTGGACTTACGCCTAGGCGTGCGAGACATAGACGCTGCGCTGGTCTCGCGCAATGTGCCTAAAATTGACTGGTGGTATACCCTCGGCTTTGCCGCGCTTTTCACGTTCATCATCATGGCCGTCTCCGGCATGTTTTTGGCGGTGTACTATGCGCCGACGCCGGACCACGCCTATGACAGCGTGAAATTTCTGACGGAAGAGATCACGGGTGGCAAGGTCGTGCGCGGCCTTCATCACTATGGCGCCAGCGCCATGGTCGTGATTGTCACCATGCACATGCTGCAGGTGTTTTTCTATGGAGCCTACAAGTATCCGCGGGAACTGACCTGGATGTCCGGCGTTGGACTCTTGGGCCTGGTTCTGGGCCTCGGCTTCACGGGCTACCTTCTGCCCTGGGACCAGAAAGCCTACTGGGCGACCGAAGTGGGCACCAAGGTGCCTGAGAGCATTCCCATTGTCGGGGATTTCTCCAAGAAACTGCTTCGCGGCGGAGAGACGCTTGGAGCCCTGACCCTGACGCGTTTTTACGCGATTCACATGCTGATGATCCCCGCCTTGATGCTTGTGTTCCTGGGGATTCACCTCTATCTCGTCATCAAGATCGGCATCACGCCCCTTCCTGAGAAGTTGGATGAGGCCTATGACCGCGTGAAGGGGGGCAAGTAG
- a CDS encoding c-type cytochrome — protein MGGFFDDPVEKQVYDVEYKKMKEAGYPFHPFATWKDVVVALALLLLLLALTFIQGVHLDAPADPTSQYLPRPEWYFMWLFELLKYFPGPWAIFAVAIIPGGIAGALLLLPFYDRNPYRRWTKRPVATVMMSLLMLFVVGLTARAYWADAHDPHAQELLKGASAGHGSSGGTPPGGARQAGADGQAIFSAKCVMCHGPTKKNMPQANLASKAFLDGRDIVNSVTNGKGGMPSFKGQLSEGEIKAVTDWLKASTTEP, from the coding sequence ATGGGTGGTTTCTTCGATGATCCTGTTGAGAAGCAGGTCTACGACGTCGAATACAAGAAGATGAAGGAGGCGGGTTACCCCTTCCATCCTTTCGCCACCTGGAAAGACGTGGTCGTTGCGCTGGCGCTTCTCCTTCTTTTGCTGGCACTGACCTTCATTCAGGGCGTACACCTGGATGCACCGGCAGATCCGACCAGTCAGTATCTGCCCCGTCCGGAGTGGTACTTCATGTGGCTGTTCGAGCTTTTGAAGTACTTCCCTGGTCCTTGGGCGATCTTCGCAGTGGCGATCATCCCAGGGGGCATCGCGGGCGCTTTGTTGTTGCTGCCCTTCTATGACCGGAATCCTTATCGCCGCTGGACCAAGCGTCCGGTTGCCACGGTGATGATGTCGCTCTTGATGCTGTTCGTCGTCGGTTTGACCGCTCGGGCTTACTGGGCTGATGCGCATGACCCGCACGCGCAAGAGTTGCTGAAGGGTGCTTCCGCTGGTCACGGTTCTTCAGGTGGGACGCCGCCTGGGGGGGCCAGGCAAGCTGGGGCAGACGGGCAGGCCATCTTTTCGGCGAAATGCGTGATGTGTCACGGGCCAACCAAGAAGAATATGCCTCAAGCCAACCTGGCGAGCAAAGCCTTCCTCGACGGTCGAGATATCGTGAATTCTGTGACCAATGGCAAGGGAGGCATGCCTTCCTTCAAGGGGCAGCTTTCCGAGGGAGAGATCAAGGCCGTGACGGATTGGCTGAAGGCCAGCACCACGGAGCCCTGA
- a CDS encoding tetratricopeptide repeat protein, which produces MNSKRDYPKLLTRCLVDAIAERDWELVLAEVQRALEVVSPLGERLSFWSEFLDELLRSHATWQDFETHWPGGSEGLEKPEYFLILGLQALSEESFERAGYFLARAAEVAPDSHVPLAYLGILHESLGCPSEALAYYDGALELKPGLFSVLNAAGNLCHELGFHRRAVSYYKEARPLLVEPVNQAVVVGNLGNSHRALGQMDAAIRSYTEALALDPSAHTTALALGECLLDSHRYQEAIACLEGQVHSPTFDSWSEEARGKAFATLARAHALDENPPAALACWWNHLGGKLADEPNEGVVALLKALYAWAITHPSDPLCELLLAAVNRRLGYLDSALLHAKRAAKDLPRHAAAFAELGAALLAYGREPVALEALDEAVSLAPERAVYRAMRATATWRNHPGLAEADLQEAIRLEPGDASLRCDLAWLRLSADEYDDAQEHFTHALFLREDAPILHGHHGPCSKRGSFSDLLDPLESELRHEDTASAHWMSGAAYAAIAGRYDLARQLLQGILADAPDNLDAIRNYAWLLTQNEHSVDATPWWARAVKLAPWDQVSRFFLFKGQATRPGESRRELIPTIREALEAEPHFHLARLLLARALDPDPEARLHLEYLVQALPGLYSPWFWLGKASFHRRDIKGARPPLEKSVQLNKAFLPARQMLVQCYTHLGDMARAHFHQAHCHLLSGHLHRAQDSFQRALELDGDLHEAEVGLHEIANRQQAQKRPSSQAAWDLMFGGPII; this is translated from the coding sequence ATGAATTCTAAACGGGACTATCCCAAGCTCCTCACACGCTGCCTGGTCGACGCGATCGCCGAACGCGACTGGGAACTGGTGCTCGCGGAAGTCCAGCGAGCGCTGGAAGTCGTCTCACCACTGGGCGAGCGCCTGAGCTTCTGGTCAGAGTTTCTGGACGAACTGCTCCGCAGCCACGCCACCTGGCAGGACTTCGAAACGCACTGGCCAGGCGGCAGTGAAGGGTTGGAAAAGCCTGAATATTTTCTCATTCTCGGCTTGCAGGCGCTCTCGGAGGAAAGCTTCGAACGGGCTGGATATTTTCTGGCTCGCGCGGCTGAGGTGGCGCCCGACAGTCACGTACCGCTCGCCTATCTCGGTATCCTGCATGAGTCGCTGGGCTGCCCTTCGGAGGCCCTCGCCTACTACGATGGCGCACTGGAGTTGAAGCCTGGGCTGTTCAGTGTTCTGAATGCGGCCGGCAACCTCTGCCATGAACTGGGTTTCCACCGACGGGCCGTTTCGTATTACAAGGAGGCTCGCCCCTTGCTGGTCGAACCGGTGAATCAGGCCGTCGTGGTGGGCAACCTGGGTAACTCCCACCGAGCCTTGGGGCAAATGGATGCGGCCATTCGTTCCTACACGGAGGCCTTGGCCCTGGACCCGTCTGCGCATACGACGGCGCTGGCCCTCGGTGAATGCCTGCTAGACTCCCACCGCTACCAGGAAGCCATCGCGTGCCTGGAGGGACAGGTCCACTCGCCCACGTTTGACAGCTGGAGTGAGGAAGCCCGGGGCAAGGCTTTCGCCACCTTGGCGCGTGCCCACGCCTTGGATGAAAACCCGCCGGCCGCGCTTGCCTGCTGGTGGAATCACCTGGGCGGCAAGTTGGCAGATGAGCCCAATGAAGGGGTCGTCGCCCTGTTGAAGGCCCTGTATGCCTGGGCAATCACCCATCCGTCAGACCCCTTGTGTGAATTGCTTCTGGCTGCCGTCAACCGGAGGCTGGGCTATCTCGATTCTGCCCTGCTGCACGCCAAACGGGCGGCCAAGGACCTCCCTCGTCACGCAGCCGCATTTGCGGAACTTGGGGCAGCTTTATTGGCCTATGGGAGGGAGCCAGTGGCCCTGGAAGCACTGGATGAAGCTGTTTCCCTGGCTCCTGAACGTGCCGTTTATCGTGCGATGCGCGCGACTGCCACCTGGCGTAACCATCCAGGGTTGGCTGAAGCAGACCTGCAGGAGGCCATCCGTCTGGAACCAGGTGATGCTTCGCTAAGGTGTGATCTCGCGTGGCTGAGACTATCGGCTGACGAGTATGACGATGCGCAGGAACACTTCACGCACGCGCTATTTTTGAGGGAGGATGCGCCCATCCTCCACGGCCACCACGGACCCTGTTCCAAACGAGGCAGTTTCAGCGATCTGCTCGACCCGCTTGAATCTGAGTTGCGCCACGAGGATACCGCGAGCGCGCACTGGATGAGTGGCGCTGCATATGCCGCGATCGCCGGCCGCTACGATCTCGCCCGCCAACTCTTGCAGGGAATTCTTGCCGACGCCCCGGATAATCTCGATGCCATTCGCAACTATGCCTGGCTTCTGACCCAGAACGAGCACTCGGTAGACGCCACGCCTTGGTGGGCACGGGCCGTCAAACTGGCGCCCTGGGACCAGGTTTCCCGCTTTTTTCTCTTCAAGGGGCAGGCGACGCGACCAGGGGAAAGCCGTCGAGAATTGATTCCCACCATTCGAGAAGCCTTGGAGGCCGAGCCACATTTTCATCTGGCTCGCTTGCTTCTGGCACGTGCCTTGGACCCTGACCCAGAGGCCAGGCTTCACCTCGAATATCTCGTACAAGCCCTACCAGGGCTTTATTCCCCGTGGTTCTGGCTAGGCAAAGCCAGTTTTCATCGGCGGGACATCAAGGGCGCCCGTCCTCCCCTCGAAAAATCCGTCCAGCTGAACAAGGCCTTTCTGCCCGCCAGACAGATGCTGGTGCAATGCTACACCCACTTGGGGGATATGGCGCGCGCCCACTTCCATCAAGCCCACTGCCATCTTCTCTCCGGCCACCTTCACCGGGCCCAGGATAGCTTCCAGCGCGCGCTCGAATTGGACGGGGACTTGCACGAGGCAGAGGTAGGGCTGCACGAGATTGCCAATCGCCAGCAGGCGCAGAAACGGCCTTCCTCTCAGGCAGCCTGGGACCTCATGTTCGGTGGTCCCATCATTTGA
- a CDS encoding HIRAN domain-containing protein has product MTFPNVDGTSRQALIRLLTVEDAVELQREPENPFDPNAIAVEWRSLDKASGRLGYIPRGLAAALSPCLDSGTSCQAKILRRRRIPRQGVASVPIWAVRIQITLLTTHLPDGIRNGLEPALSSALAADSEELAAGDAPCLGLIRPASASVIATDER; this is encoded by the coding sequence GTGACCTTTCCCAATGTGGATGGAACCTCGCGCCAGGCCTTGATTCGCTTGTTGACCGTCGAGGATGCGGTCGAGCTCCAGCGCGAGCCCGAAAACCCATTCGATCCCAATGCCATCGCCGTCGAGTGGCGCAGCCTGGACAAGGCATCTGGGAGGCTGGGATACATTCCGCGCGGCCTTGCTGCGGCGCTCTCCCCGTGTCTGGATTCAGGCACCAGCTGTCAGGCCAAGATCCTGAGGAGAAGACGTATCCCACGCCAGGGCGTCGCCTCTGTCCCTATCTGGGCGGTCCGCATCCAAATCACGCTGCTGACCACCCACTTACCTGATGGCATCAGAAATGGACTGGAACCGGCCCTGTCATCTGCCCTCGCCGCAGACTCCGAGGAGCTCGCTGCCGGAGATGCCCCGTGCCTGGGACTTATTCGCCCTGCGTCAGCATCGGTCATCGCCACCGACGAAAGGTGA
- a CDS encoding DUF1257 domain-containing protein, with amino-acid sequence MSHFTRIKTQLNDLEAVEAAVEGLGYPYARNAFVRGYAGNTTQAELVCSPGREYDIGFVQSSGAEISVVADWWGVGKDSGLKQDVFLKSLRQRYAHHLITKQFASQGFQLVQEHCATDQTVKLTFRRWR; translated from the coding sequence ATGTCACATTTCACTCGGATCAAGACGCAGTTGAACGATCTTGAAGCGGTCGAGGCCGCCGTTGAGGGCTTGGGCTATCCTTACGCCCGGAACGCTTTCGTGAGGGGGTATGCGGGGAACACAACCCAGGCCGAGCTCGTCTGTTCTCCAGGCCGCGAATACGATATCGGTTTCGTCCAGTCATCCGGTGCGGAGATCAGCGTCGTGGCAGACTGGTGGGGGGTCGGTAAGGATTCGGGCCTGAAGCAGGACGTTTTCTTGAAGTCTCTTCGCCAGAGATACGCCCATCATCTGATCACCAAGCAATTTGCCTCTCAGGGCTTTCAGCTGGTTCAGGAACACTGTGCCACGGATCAGACGGTCAAGCTCACCTTTCGTCGGTGGCGATGA